The Streptomyces sp. NBC_00576 genome contains the following window.
TATCAAATCGATTCCTATGCCGCTTGAGGGGTACCATTCGACACTTGAGTGCTGCGGAAAACTCGCGCCTGGAGCAGCGGCTGACCGGCCTCTCCCCATCCAAAGGCGTCCGCGCTCCCTTTGCGCTTCCCTCGTCACCACCGGTGACAATCCAATCTCGGACAGCGACCCCAACTCCCTGCCTGCAGCCGGGTTGTCACCGTCAGACAATTCGAGCAGGGGCTCGGCGCTCTCGCTTCACTGACTCCTGACGCGACGCTCTTCAAGCTCACCGGCTCCAGTTGCTCGGGGAAGACGACACTCGCCTACGCCACCGTCGGCAGGCTTCGGCGGATCGTCGTGCAGGACTTCGATGAACTCGGTGTGCCAGAGGGCGCCGACCTGCACTGGCGCCATCACATGACGGAATGTGGGTGCGCCGCGGGCTGGAGTACCACAGGATGCCCAGCGCGGCGTCATCGGGCTGTTCAGGGGCGAGACCCTTCACCAGCAGCCGTTCCTTCACGCGACGTTGCTCGACACTTCGAAGCGTGAAGAACGGCCGCCCTACTCAAACCAAGATCAGCGGGTCGGGTGACCGGCCAAGGTTGAACACCAAGCCGATCACCCGACGGGGAGCCGAGACGGCTCACGGGACGGCGGTCAGAACATCGACGACAGGCCGCTGGTGATCGAGGACACGAGCTCCTTGCCCTCCTCCGCGACCTACTTCACCGCGGGAGCCACCCTCTTGGCGACCGGGGTGATCCACCTGGACTGGCCGTAGGTGACCAGGCTCAGCGCGGTGCCGGCCGCGGACCACATGAACTCGCCGCTGGTGAAGCCGTATTCGATGCTGGTGAACAGGGTGCTCAGCGCGCCGGCTCCCATCGCGATGCCGCCGAAGATCGCCGCGGCCGGGACACCGACGACGGCGAACGGGGGAAAGACGAGGCTGGCGACCCCGAGGCCGGCGGAGATGAATCCCGCGCCGATGCTGACGTAGTTGAAGGCGTCGGCCCACCAGCCGCCGTCCGAGTACCACTCGTCGTTGTCGCCTCCGCTGCCGTTCTCGTTGACGTCGTCGTTGGTGCCGCTGTCGGCCGGATTGCTGCCGTTGTTCCGGTCCTCCACCACCGTCACCGACGTCCTCGACGCCCCGCCCGAGCCGCCCGTGATCCAGTTCGAAAGCCACCTCCCGCAACCGTGCCTGCTCGCACCGGAGCAGGTCACCGAGTACCCCAACCCCATGGAACTGAGCAAGGAGCTGCAAGAGCAGCTGGGCGACATGAGCCGGTGGGAGACAGTCGGATCCGCGTGGGACAGCGGTGACGCGATGACCCCGCAGGAGTTCTACTTCAGCAAGCTGTGCCACGCCCCCGGCTGGAAGACCGGCGGCTGGACCCGCTGGGGCCTCACCGACCCCATGCCCCGCCCCTGCCCCGAATGCGGCACCGAGGCGACCCCCCTCCTCACCATCGCGTGCGCGGAATGGGACTCCAGCAGCGAGAGCTGGACCCCCGAGGAGGAACGCACGTACCCGACTCCGCTCCTCCTCGGCACCCCGCCCGCGAACTTCACCCTGATCGACATCGCCAGCGGCTACGACCTGCAACTCCACGTCTGCCCGGCATCCCCGGACCATCCACACATCGAACTGGTCCAGTGAGCGAGTCCGACTGCAACCAACCGCAGGCAGAGGAACTTTCGGGCGGGGTTGTGTGCACCCCTCGCGGGGCGCTGCGGTCCTCCCGGCCCGGGTCGGAGACCCCAGTACGGTCACACGGGCCGCGGCGCACCGTGGACAGGCTGGGCACCGGCACCAGCCCGTGCCGCCCAGCTCGTGGACGATCCGGCGAGCGCCCCGGCGTGGGTAGGAGCGGCGTAGTTCGCAGACCAGGGCCTCGATCGACCGACCTCGGCGGGCACCTGATGCGCAGCGAAGTACGGTCGGCACGACCTGGCCACCAGCGCCTCCAGCCCGCCGGCGTGGTACCGCTCGCTCCAGGTGTACGCCGGCTGCCGCGACGCACCGAACTGGCGGGCTACCCTGCGCGACCGGCGCCCCGTCCAGCACTTGGAGCACCGCGCGGTAGTGATGCTCAGCCATCCGTCGTCGATCGTCCGGCGGCTCCGGCTCACGCGCTTCCGCCGTGGAAAGACCAACGAGTCACGGCCGTCCAGGATGTGCCGGCCCCATCCGGTCCGCCGTGTTGCCCAGCGTGGCGGCCATCCGAGAACCGGCCGGGTCGGCCAGGGCCGGCGCGATGCGGACGCGCCGGCTGGCTGAGGAAGATCCTGCAGATGGCGCTCGTAGA
Protein-coding sequences here:
- a CDS encoding non-ribosomal peptide synthetase, whose protein sequence is MFRSSTTVTDVLDAPPEPPVIQFESHLPQPCLLAPEQVTEYPNPMELSKELQEQLGDMSRWETVGSAWDSGDAMTPQEFYFSKLCHAPGWKTGGWTRWGLTDPMPRPCPECGTEATPLLTIACAEWDSSSESWTPEEERTYPTPLLLGTPPANFTLIDIASGYDLQLHVCPASPDHPHIELVQ